A stretch of the Polaribacter pacificus genome encodes the following:
- the glyA gene encoding serine hydroxymethyltransferase — MLLDNQIFDLIQEEKERQQNGLELIASENFVSDQVMQAQGSILTNKYAEGYPNKRYYGGCEVVDVIEQIAIDRAKELFGAEYVNVQPHSGSQANTAVFAACLNPGDKILGFDLSHGGHLTHGSPVNFSGKLYTTSFYGVEKETGVLNYDTIQEIALREQPKLIIAGASAYSRDIDFKRFRIIADSVGALLMADISHPAGLIAKGILNDPLPHCHVVTTTTHKTLRGPRGGMIMIGKDFDNPFGDTLKNGSLKKMSTLINSAVFPGNQGGPLEHVIAAKAVAFGEALTDEFLEYQLQVKENAAAMAKAFMDKGYDIISGGTDNHMMLIDMRNKNISGKDAEIALGKAEITVNKNMVPFDDKSPFVTSGIRVGTAAVTTRGLKAEDMQAVVNFIDEAIQNHDNDAALTAIGERVEEMMSARRLFVM, encoded by the coding sequence ATGCTACTAGACAACCAAATCTTTGATCTTATTCAAGAAGAAAAAGAAAGACAACAAAATGGCTTAGAACTCATTGCTTCTGAAAACTTTGTAAGTGATCAAGTAATGCAAGCACAAGGATCTATTTTAACCAATAAATATGCAGAAGGATATCCAAACAAACGCTATTATGGTGGTTGTGAAGTTGTAGATGTTATTGAGCAAATTGCAATTGATAGAGCCAAAGAGCTTTTTGGTGCAGAATATGTAAATGTTCAACCACACTCTGGATCACAAGCAAATACTGCAGTTTTCGCTGCTTGTTTAAATCCTGGAGATAAAATCTTAGGATTTGATTTATCTCACGGAGGACATCTAACCCACGGATCACCTGTTAATTTTTCTGGAAAACTCTATACCACTTCTTTTTATGGAGTTGAAAAAGAAACCGGAGTCTTAAACTATGATACCATCCAAGAAATTGCTTTGCGTGAGCAACCAAAGTTAATCATTGCTGGTGCTTCTGCCTATTCTAGAGATATTGATTTTAAACGCTTTAGAATTATTGCAGATAGTGTTGGTGCATTATTAATGGCTGATATTTCACATCCAGCAGGATTAATCGCCAAAGGAATTTTAAACGATCCTTTACCGCATTGTCATGTTGTAACGACTACCACTCACAAAACCCTTAGAGGGCCAAGAGGAGGGATGATCATGATCGGTAAAGATTTTGACAATCCTTTTGGAGATACTCTAAAAAACGGAAGTCTTAAAAAAATGTCTACCCTAATCAACTCAGCAGTTTTCCCAGGAAATCAAGGAGGGCCTTTAGAGCACGTTATTGCAGCAAAAGCAGTTGCTTTTGGAGAGGCTTTAACCGATGAGTTTTTAGAATATCAATTGCAGGTAAAAGAAAATGCTGCAGCCATGGCCAAAGCTTTTATGGATAAAGGATATGATATTATTTCTGGAGGAACAGACAATCATATGATGCTTATTGATATGCGCAATAAAAACATCTCAGGAAAAGATGCAGAGATCGCTTTGGGAAAAGCAGAAATTACAGTAAACAAAAACATGGTGCCTTTTGATGATAAAAGCCCATTTGTTACTTCTGGTATTCGTGTAGGTACTGCAGCTGTTACCACCCGTGGACTTAAAGCAGAAGACATGCAAGCGGTTGTTAATTTTATTGACGAAGCAATTCAAAACCACGACAACGATGCTGCTTTAACAGCTATCGGAGAACGCGTAGAAGAAATGATGAGCGCTCGCAGACTGTTTGTGATGTAA
- the ytxJ gene encoding bacillithiol system redox-active protein YtxJ: MSLFKNLFNGDKDENLKAESTLNWIPLNSLSELDQIISDSNEETLAIFKHSTRCGISSMVKRQFEKNFEASLKDFKVYYLDLLAHRDVSNAIEEKLGVRHQSPQLVLIKNGAVIDHASHNGILNVDFKKIN; this comes from the coding sequence ATGAGTCTATTTAAGAATCTTTTTAACGGCGATAAAGATGAAAATTTAAAAGCAGAAAGCACACTTAATTGGATACCTTTAAACAGTCTTTCTGAATTAGATCAGATTATTAGTGATTCTAATGAAGAAACCCTTGCAATATTTAAACATTCTACACGCTGTGGAATTAGCAGCATGGTAAAAAGACAGTTTGAGAAGAATTTTGAGGCTTCTTTAAAAGATTTTAAAGTATATTATCTTGATTTGCTTGCGCATAGAGATGTTTCTAACGCCATTGAAGAAAAACTTGGAGTTCGTCATCAATCTCCTCAGTTGGTCCTTATTAAAAATGGTGCTGTTATAGATCATGCTTCACATAATGGAATTTTAAACGTGGATTTTAAAAAAATCAACTAA
- the fahA gene encoding fumarylacetoacetase — MKITANNPNRKSWLSIAENSDFPIQNIPFGVFITKDDIITIGTRIGDFAIDLGALHQLGYFEGIPLTDDIFLQDSLNDFIADGRKTWRLVRNRIADIFDIENNGLQQQTAHKDKIIFTMEEVEMLLPVSVGDYTDFYASKEHATNVGTLFRDPKNALMPNWLHIPIGYHGRSSSIIPSGIPVRRPYGQVKPVEGSNTPGFGPSRLLDFELEMAFITTDSNNLGERIPIEETEEHIFGLVLFNDWSARDIQAWEYQPLGPFLGKNFASTISPWIVTLDALEPFRVDNPKQVYEPMPYLKVDGKKSYDIKLQVGIQPEGGTETVVANSNFKYMYWTMAQQLAHHTVNGCNVRSGDMMGSGTISGPTKDSFGSMLELTWRGQNPIALNDGSTRKFINDNDTVIMRAHCENDEVRIGFGECIGKVLPAIPFKE, encoded by the coding sequence ATGAAAATAACAGCAAATAATCCAAACAGAAAGTCTTGGTTATCGATAGCAGAAAACTCTGATTTTCCAATTCAAAACATCCCTTTTGGTGTTTTTATCACCAAAGATGACATTATTACTATTGGAACAAGAATTGGTGATTTCGCCATTGATTTAGGCGCTTTACATCAACTTGGTTATTTTGAAGGAATTCCATTAACAGATGATATTTTCTTACAAGATTCACTAAATGATTTTATTGCCGATGGTCGTAAAACATGGCGTTTGGTCCGAAACAGAATTGCAGATATTTTTGATATAGAAAATAACGGTTTACAGCAGCAAACAGCACATAAGGATAAAATTATTTTTACCATGGAAGAAGTAGAAATGCTTTTACCAGTTAGTGTTGGAGATTATACTGATTTTTACGCGAGTAAAGAACACGCAACCAATGTAGGGACTTTGTTTAGAGATCCTAAAAACGCATTGATGCCAAACTGGTTACACATCCCTATTGGATACCACGGTAGGAGTTCATCAATTATCCCTTCTGGAATTCCAGTAAGAAGACCTTATGGGCAAGTAAAACCAGTAGAAGGTTCAAATACACCAGGATTTGGTCCTTCTAGATTGTTAGATTTTGAACTAGAAATGGCCTTCATTACTACAGATTCAAACAATTTAGGTGAGCGTATTCCGATTGAAGAAACTGAAGAACATATTTTTGGTTTGGTCTTGTTTAACGACTGGTCTGCTAGAGATATTCAAGCTTGGGAATACCAACCTTTAGGCCCATTTTTAGGAAAAAACTTTGCCTCAACTATCTCTCCTTGGATTGTTACTTTGGATGCTTTAGAGCCGTTTAGAGTTGACAACCCAAAACAAGTTTATGAGCCTATGCCTTATTTAAAAGTTGATGGTAAAAAGAGTTATGATATTAAATTACAAGTAGGAATACAACCAGAAGGTGGTACAGAAACCGTGGTTGCAAACTCTAACTTTAAATATATGTATTGGACGATGGCTCAACAGTTAGCACATCATACAGTTAACGGATGTAATGTTCGTTCTGGAGATATGATGGGTTCTGGAACCATCTCTGGCCCTACCAAAGACAGTTTTGGATCTATGTTAGAATTAACTTGGAGAGGACAAAATCCAATTGCCTTAAATGACGGTAGTACTCGTAAATTTATCAATGATAATGATACAGTAATTATGCGTGCACATTGTGAAAACGATGAAGTTAGAATTGGTTTTGGTGAGTGTATCGGTAAGGTGTTACCAGCCATCCCGTTTAAAGAATAA
- the clpB gene encoding ATP-dependent chaperone ClpB: MNFNNYTTKSQETIQRAQQIAQEYGHQQIENEHIYKAIAEIDENVLPFLFKKLQINADLVLQIVDKHLESLPKVSGAELMLSRTASTTLNEASIIAKKMTDEYVSIEHLLLAIFKSKSNIAQVLKDQGLTEKGLKSAIEELRKGDRVTSQNAEETYNSLNKYAKNLNQLAREGKLDPVIGRDEEIRRLLQILSRRTKNNPILVGEPGTGKTAIAEGLAHRIIDGDVPENLIDKQIFALDMGALIAGAKYKGEFEERLKAVIKEVTESDGDIVLFIDEIHTLVGAGGGQGAMDAANILKPALARGELRAIGATTLDEYQKYFEKDKALERRFQKVIVNEPDTESAISILRGIKEKYETHHKVRIKDEAIIGAVELSERYITNRFLPDKAIDLMDEAAAKLRMEINSKPEELDVLDRKIMQLEIEIEAIKREKDESKLKVLRSDLANIKEERNELNAKWKSEKAVVDQIQATKLSIEDFKLEAERAERDGDYGKVAEIRYGKIKLAQEELEKMQQKLQENQSENSLIKEEVTYEDIAEVVAKWTGIPVTKMLQSEREKLLKLEHALHKRVVGQEEAIEAVSDAVRRSRAGLQNPNKPIGSFLFLGTTGVGKTELAKALASYLFDDENAMTRIDMSEYQERHSVSRLIGAPPGYVGYDEGGQLTEAVRRKPYSVVLLDEIEKAHPDTFNILLQVLDEGRLTDNKGRIADFKNTIIIMTSNMGSQIIQEKFANANNDIDAALEIAKIEVLGLLKQTVRPEFLNRIDDIVLFTPLTKENVREIVRLQIDQVKKMIAKQEITLDATEEAIEVLAKKGYQPEFGARPIKRVIQKEVLNQLSKEILAGKVTTDSIVLLDAFDDKLVFRNQADLILE, encoded by the coding sequence ATGAATTTTAACAATTATACAACAAAATCACAAGAGACCATACAGCGTGCGCAACAAATTGCACAAGAGTATGGACATCAACAAATAGAAAATGAACATATTTATAAGGCAATCGCTGAGATTGATGAAAATGTGTTGCCTTTTTTGTTTAAAAAACTACAAATTAATGCAGATTTAGTACTGCAAATTGTAGATAAGCACTTAGAGAGTTTACCTAAAGTTTCTGGAGCAGAATTAATGCTTTCTAGAACAGCATCGACTACGCTTAATGAAGCGAGTATCATCGCAAAAAAAATGACTGATGAGTATGTATCTATCGAGCATCTATTATTGGCTATTTTTAAGTCTAAGAGCAATATAGCTCAAGTTTTAAAAGACCAAGGGCTTACAGAAAAAGGCTTAAAGAGCGCTATTGAAGAACTGCGTAAAGGAGATCGTGTAACTTCTCAAAATGCAGAAGAGACTTACAATTCTCTTAACAAATACGCTAAAAACTTAAATCAATTAGCTAGAGAAGGAAAACTAGATCCGGTTATTGGTAGAGATGAAGAGATTCGTAGATTGTTACAAATCTTATCTCGTAGAACTAAGAACAACCCTATTTTGGTAGGAGAACCAGGAACTGGTAAAACAGCCATTGCAGAAGGCTTAGCGCATAGAATTATAGATGGAGATGTTCCTGAGAATCTAATAGACAAGCAAATCTTTGCTTTGGATATGGGAGCTCTAATTGCAGGTGCTAAATACAAAGGAGAGTTTGAAGAGCGTTTAAAAGCGGTGATCAAAGAGGTTACAGAAAGCGATGGAGACATTGTTTTGTTTATCGATGAGATTCACACACTTGTAGGTGCTGGTGGTGGACAAGGCGCTATGGATGCTGCAAATATTTTAAAGCCTGCGCTTGCTCGTGGTGAGCTAAGAGCTATTGGTGCCACTACCCTAGATGAATATCAAAAGTACTTTGAAAAAGACAAAGCATTAGAACGACGTTTTCAAAAAGTGATTGTCAATGAGCCAGATACAGAAAGTGCGATTTCTATTTTAAGAGGAATCAAAGAAAAATACGAAACCCACCATAAAGTAAGAATTAAAGACGAGGCCATTATCGGTGCTGTAGAATTATCTGAGCGCTATATTACCAACCGTTTTTTGCCAGACAAGGCAATTGATTTAATGGATGAAGCTGCTGCAAAGCTGCGAATGGAGATCAACTCAAAACCAGAAGAACTCGATGTGCTTGATAGAAAAATCATGCAACTCGAAATTGAGATTGAGGCGATTAAGAGAGAGAAAGATGAGTCTAAGTTAAAGGTCTTACGTTCAGATTTGGCCAATATCAAAGAAGAGCGAAATGAGTTAAATGCCAAATGGAAAAGTGAAAAGGCTGTAGTTGATCAGATTCAAGCAACCAAGCTTAGCATAGAAGACTTTAAATTAGAAGCAGAACGTGCAGAGCGTGATGGTGATTATGGAAAAGTTGCTGAGATTCGCTATGGAAAAATTAAGCTAGCTCAAGAAGAACTAGAAAAAATGCAGCAAAAATTGCAAGAGAATCAATCAGAAAATTCTTTGATTAAAGAAGAAGTAACCTATGAGGACATTGCAGAAGTTGTAGCAAAATGGACTGGTATCCCAGTAACCAAGATGCTTCAATCAGAAAGAGAAAAATTGCTTAAATTAGAGCATGCCTTGCACAAGCGTGTGGTTGGACAAGAAGAAGCTATAGAAGCAGTTTCTGATGCGGTTCGCAGATCAAGAGCTGGTCTACAAAACCCAAACAAGCCAATAGGGTCGTTCTTGTTTTTAGGAACCACAGGAGTTGGAAAAACAGAGCTGGCGAAAGCTTTAGCAAGTTATCTGTTTGATGATGAAAACGCCATGACTCGTATTGATATGAGTGAATACCAAGAAAGACATTCTGTAAGTAGGTTAATTGGAGCGCCTCCAGGATATGTAGGCTATGATGAAGGTGGGCAATTAACAGAAGCGGTTCGAAGAAAGCCTTATTCTGTGGTATTACTCGATGAAATTGAGAAAGCGCACCCAGATACCTTTAATATTTTATTGCAGGTATTGGATGAAGGAAGACTGACTGACAATAAAGGACGTATTGCAGATTTTAAAAACACCATTATTATCATGACTTCTAATATGGGAAGTCAAATCATTCAAGAAAAATTTGCCAATGCAAATAATGATATTGATGCTGCTTTAGAAATTGCTAAGATAGAAGTCCTCGGCTTGTTAAAGCAAACCGTGAGACCAGAATTCTTAAACAGAATTGATGATATAGTGCTGTTTACGCCTTTAACCAAAGAAAATGTTAGAGAAATTGTAAGGCTGCAAATTGATCAGGTAAAAAAGATGATAGCAAAACAAGAAATTACACTAGATGCTACAGAAGAAGCTATAGAGGTTTTGGCTAAGAAAGGATATCAACCTGAGTTTGGTGCCAGACCAATCAAGAGAGTTATACAGAAAGAGGTGTTAAATCAACTGTCTAAAGAAATTTTAGCAGGTAAAGTAACTACCGATAGTATTGTGCTCTTAGATGCTTTTGATGATAAATTAGTCTTTAGAAATCAAGCTGATTTGATTCTAGAGTAA
- a CDS encoding iron-containing alcohol dehydrogenase: protein MNTFDFKNPTHIFFGKDSIQEIAGQIPEDAKILLLYGGGNIKKNGIYQQVTTALKGRDVIEFGGIPANPEYAVLLQALGLIKAQKIDYLLAVGGGSVIDGTKFLSAAALYEGAEPWDILKKNIRTLKGLPFGTVLTLPATGSEMNSGAVITRKETQEKLAMGGPGLFPQFSILDPQVIQSIPERQLANGITDAFSHVLEQYMTYPIGAALQDRFAESIMQTLIEVAPKVLKDPTDYVAASNFMWSCTMALNGLIQKGVPTDWAVHAIGHELTAMYGIDHARTLAIIAPSHYRFNFDDKKEKLAQYATRVWNITEGSLEEKAQKAIDKTEDFFHSLNIATRLSEYTSNYEGTAEKIAQNFTERGWVALGEHKTLTPDKVEKIVRMSY from the coding sequence ATGAATACTTTTGATTTTAAAAATCCTACCCATATATTTTTTGGTAAAGACAGCATTCAAGAAATTGCAGGTCAAATTCCAGAAGATGCAAAGATTTTACTCTTGTATGGTGGAGGAAATATTAAAAAGAACGGCATTTACCAACAGGTAACAACCGCTTTAAAAGGCAGAGATGTTATAGAGTTTGGTGGGATTCCTGCCAATCCAGAATACGCTGTGTTATTACAAGCCTTAGGTTTGATCAAAGCACAGAAAATAGATTATTTACTGGCTGTTGGTGGTGGGTCTGTAATTGACGGAACCAAATTTTTATCAGCTGCTGCCTTGTATGAGGGTGCTGAACCATGGGATATTCTTAAAAAGAATATTAGAACCTTAAAAGGCTTGCCTTTTGGTACGGTACTTACCTTACCTGCTACGGGTTCAGAAATGAATTCAGGTGCGGTGATTACTCGTAAAGAAACCCAAGAAAAATTGGCCATGGGCGGACCAGGCTTATTTCCTCAGTTTTCTATATTAGATCCACAGGTAATTCAATCCATTCCTGAGCGCCAATTGGCAAACGGAATCACGGATGCCTTTAGCCATGTCTTAGAACAATATATGACCTATCCAATAGGTGCAGCACTTCAGGATCGTTTTGCAGAAAGCATTATGCAAACCCTAATAGAGGTAGCTCCTAAGGTTTTAAAAGACCCTACCGATTATGTTGCTGCTTCAAATTTTATGTGGAGTTGTACCATGGCTCTTAACGGTTTAATCCAAAAAGGAGTCCCTACAGATTGGGCTGTACATGCTATCGGACATGAGTTAACAGCTATGTACGGAATTGATCATGCGAGAACTTTGGCAATTATTGCACCGAGTCATTATCGCTTTAATTTTGATGATAAAAAAGAAAAATTAGCACAGTATGCCACTCGAGTTTGGAATATTACTGAAGGAAGCTTAGAAGAAAAAGCCCAGAAAGCCATAGACAAGACCGAAGACTTTTTTCACAGTTTAAACATTGCTACTCGTTTGTCTGAGTATACTTCTAACTATGAAGGTACCGCAGAAAAGATCGCTCAAAATTTTACAGAGCGTGGATGGGTCGCTTTGGGAGAGCACAAAACGCTTACACCAGATAAAGTAGAAAAGATAGTACGCATGTCTTATTAA
- a CDS encoding SixA phosphatase family protein has product MKKILFLFVFFCSVAIYAQETTTYYLIRHAEKNRSDSNNKDPYLNLKGLNRADNWAEVLSAVKFDMVYTTGYNRTKQTAMPTAELNKLPLLLYNPGKMYDAAFKNNTKGKNILVVGHSNTTPAFVNKILGEKKYENIDDSNNANLYIVTVTKETVTSVLIKVPFKG; this is encoded by the coding sequence ATGAAAAAAATACTTTTCCTTTTCGTCTTTTTTTGTAGTGTAGCTATCTATGCTCAAGAAACAACTACTTATTATTTAATTCGTCATGCTGAAAAGAATAGATCGGATTCAAATAACAAAGATCCTTATCTAAATTTAAAAGGTTTAAACAGAGCTGATAACTGGGCCGAAGTTCTTTCTGCTGTAAAATTTGATATGGTGTACACCACAGGATACAATAGAACTAAGCAAACAGCTATGCCTACAGCAGAGTTAAATAAACTCCCGTTGCTTTTGTACAATCCAGGTAAGATGTATGATGCTGCATTTAAGAACAATACCAAAGGTAAAAATATTTTGGTTGTAGGTCACAGCAATACAACTCCTGCTTTTGTTAATAAAATACTTGGAGAAAAAAAATATGAAAATATAGATGATTCTAATAATGCAAACCTCTATATCGTTACTGTTACTAAAGAGACAGTAACCAGTGTTCTAATAAAAGTTCCTTTTAAGGGGTAA